The following proteins are co-located in the Castanea sativa cultivar Marrone di Chiusa Pesio chromosome 8, ASM4071231v1 genome:
- the LOC142605540 gene encoding putative 1-phosphatidylinositol-3-phosphate 5-kinase FAB1C, protein MGIPDRSLTDLIVKFRSWVSWVASDSKGFEMLTSDSKMGCRCCECNMKLSQNSYSCRSCGRWVCGKCIRGYEVETGAGVGGGSMSIKWCNFCSGKRGEGVIMGRKGGGSSEKVHPAVSPLESPRESPEPPSPPPPYFCRSGEGIRSESIRSDRLAHYLETREFGYSPNAMISSRSMMMLSSFSGHPSPESVRRSPYRSDEDEAEDSGKQFFSPSSEYCHDNSDIDSSSLSARHEFYSCRSVGSSPSDSPSRITFTSNRVGHPVQQGQEGSPYSQNVGPFIQPIMAILRKPDLGSEDPDNNDDCSDDLAIFRNPNEESQRPLDFENNGLIWFPPLPDDENDEAESNFFSYDDDDDDMGDSGAMFSSSSSLVSVFPAKEKQNEGNKEPLRAVVHGHFRALVSQLLQGEGIKVGKENDVEDWLDIVTTLAWHAANFVKPDTSRGGSMDPVDYVKVKCAASGSPSESTLIKGVVCTKNIKHKRMTSQYKNPRLLLLGGALEYQKVPNELASFDTLLQQEKDHLKMIIRKIENLRPNVLLVEKSVSSYAQEQLLAREISLVLNVKRPLLERIAQCTGAIITPSIDKISMARLGHCELFRLERVSEEHETANQFNKKPSKTLMFFEGCPRRLGCTVLLKGTCRDELKKVKHVVQYAVFAAYHLSLETSFLADEGASLPKMTLKHSIAVPERTTTPDLVISVVPNSFASTSCPEVTDDSVQDEEIVGLNPAIKGLELLGRHLDPVHPTGSMDCRVGTAPSDACYDDLTSSLGLDSSALNQCEDFKSMAQDQMLAGEMNGSTRSERADENEVSSEYFSAAETHQSILVSFSSHCVLKGIVCERSRLLRIKFYGCFDKPLGRYLRDDLFAKTCCCRSCKEPVEAHVLCFTHPQGNLTINVRCLPDIILPGERDGKIWMWHRCLRCAHVDGVPPATRRVVMSDAAWGLSFGKFLELSFSNHATANRVAPCGHSLQRDCLRYYGFGSMVAFFRYSPIDILSVHLPPPVLEFNGHVQHEWTRKEAAELVHKMETLYAEISDVLESLEEKCKSFGNECSDTNDLQGHMMELKDLLKKERNDYNGLLQPAIMETSQPDWLVGDILELNRLRRSLLVASHVWDQRLCSLDSLLKKSSISKAAQGDASYAKLKELKSELSHKDGMLGTGYEDSDTSKLHESPGNNLQSEQEQPNVPPFEPSVAVDSMLTTCHHHVREEEKRSDGEVSVNKTLSESLSPNESTLSERIDLAWTGTNQPAMKAQLHSSHADELQAGSVRQISQNDNPPFRRLMSPMRVHSFDSALRVQERIRKGLTPSSLHLSTFRSFHASGDYRSMVRDPVSNVMRTYSQMLPWETRKLNLTVSSTPTFISSASHMAEGARLLLTQTGHSDIVIAVYENEPTSIISYALSSKEYNEWVADHLNEHEGSWSPHESSKEDSAVSAFSAWQSFGSLEFDYIHYGSYGSEDASSSMGTFFKDPKRPPHLTISFEDEFSTAGGKVKFSVTCYFAKQFDSLRKNCCPSEVDFVRSLSRCRTWSAQGGKSNVYFAKSLDERFIIKQVTKTELDSFVDFAPQYFKYLTESLISRSPTCLAKILGIYQVSVKHLKGGKETKMDLMVMENLFFKRNISRVYDLKGSARARYNSDTTGTNKVLLDMNLLDLRTKPIFLGSKAKRSLERAVWNDTSFLASVGVMDYSLLVGVDDERKELVLGIIDFMRQYTWDKHLETWVKAFGILGGPKNASPTIISPIQYKKRFRKAMTTYFRTVPNQWSS, encoded by the exons ATGGGAATACCTGATAGGTCCCTAACAGATCTAATAGTGAAGTTTAGGTCTTGGGTTTCTTGGGTAGCAAGTGATTCTAAGGGATTTGAAATGCTTACTAGTGATTCCAAAATGGGTTGTCGTTGTTGTGAGTGCAATATGAAGCTTAGTCAGAATAGTTACTCTTGCCGGAGTTGTGGCAGGTGGGTGTGTGGGAAATGTATCCGGGGCTATGAGGTTGAGACGGGTGCTGGTGTTGGTGGTGGGAGTATGAGTATTAAGTGGTGCAACTTTTGTAGTGGAAAGCGTGGAGAAGGTGTTATTATGGGGAGGAAGGGTGGAGGTAGTAGTGAGAAAGTGCATCCTGCTGTGTCTCCACTAGAGAGCCCACGAGAGAGCCCTGagccaccatcaccaccaccaccttatTTTTGTAGAAGTGGAGAAGGAATCAGGAGTGAATCTATTCGGAGTGATCGACTTGCTCACTATCTTGAAACCCGGGAATTTGGGTATTCGCCAAATGCAATGATCAGCAGCAGGAGCATGATGATGCTGTCCTCTTTTAGCGGTCACCCATCTCCTGAATCTGTTCGTCGATCTCCCTACAG GAGTGATGAAGACGAAGCAGAGGATTCTGGGAAGCAATTTTTCAGCCCATCAAGTGAATACTGTCATGATAACTCAGATATAGATTCAAGTAGTCTTAGTGCTAGACATGAGTTTTACAGTTGTAGGTCAGTGGGATCAAGCCCTTCGGACAGCCCCTCTAGGATTACTTTTACTTCTAATAGAGTTGGGCATCCTGTACAGCAGGGGCAAGAGGGAAGCCCTTATTCTCAGAATGTTGGTCCCTTTATTCAACCAATCATGGCTATTTTGAGAAAGCCTGATTTAGGGTCTGAGGATCCAGATAACAATGATGATTGCTCTGATGACTTGGCAATTTTTCGGAACCCGAATGAGGAGTCTCAAAGGCCATTGGATTTTGAAAACAATGGTCTTATCTGGTTTCCCCCACTGCCTGATGATGAAAATGATGAGGCGGAGAGTAATTTCTTTTCATATGACGATGATGACGATGATATGGGGGATTCAGGTGCAATGTTCTCATCCAGTAGCAGCCTTGTTAGTGTGTTTCCagcaaaggaaaaacaaaatgagGGTAATAAGGAACCTCTCAGGGCAGTGGTACACGGGCATTTTAGGGCTCTTGTGTCACAGCTCTTACAGGGGGAGGGTATTAAAGTGGGCAAAGAGAATGATGTTGAGGACTGGCTTGACATAGTTACGACATTAGCATGGCACGCAGCAAATTTTGTTAAACCAGATACTAGCAGAGGAGGCAGCATGGATCCTGTTGATTATGTAAAGGTTAAATGTGCAGCATCAGGAAGTCCAAGTGAGAG CACCCTTATAAAGGGAGTAGTTTGTACCAAAAATATCAAGCACAAGCGTATGACCTCTCAATACAAAAATCCCAGATTACTTCTTTTAGGAGGAGCCCTTGAATACCAGAAAGTTCCAAATGAGTTGGCATCTTTTGATACATTGCTAcagcag GAAAAGGATCATCTCAAGATGATTATTCGGAAGATTGAGAATCTTCGACCAAATGTTCTGCTGGTAGAAAAAAGTGTATCTTCATATGCCCAAGAACAACTGCTAGCTAGGGAAATCTCGTTAGTGTTGAATGTTAAGAGGCCATTACTGGAGCGTATAGCCCAATGTACTGGTGCTATTATTACTCCATCAATTGATAAAATATCTATGGCGCGGTTGGGACATTGTGAACTGTTCCGGTTAGAGAGAGTGTCTGAAGAACATGAGACTGCAAATCAGTTCAACAAAAAACCATCTAAAACCTTGATGTTTTTTGAAGGTTGTCCTAGGCGCTTAGGTTGCACG GTCTTGCTGAAGGGCACATGTCGTGACGAACTAAAGAAAGTTAAACATGTTGTTCAATATGCAGTATTTGCAGCCTATCATTTATCTCTTGAGACATCCTTTCTTGCTGATGAGGGTGCTAGTCTGCCTAAGATGACCCTTAAACACTCAATTGCTGTACCGGAGAGAACAACAACACCTGATCTAGTTATTTCTGTAGTCCCTAATTCTTTTGCTTCAACCAGTTGCCCAGAAGTGACTGATGACTCTGTTCAAGATGAAGAAATTGTGGGTCTCAATCCAGCAATTAAAGGATTGGAATTATTGGGTAGGCATCTTGATCCTGTTCATCCAACTGGTTCCATGGACTGTAGGGTTGGAACTGCACCATCTGATGCATGCTATGATGATTTAACATCTAGTCTGGGTTTGGATTCAAGCGCTTTAAATCAGTGTGAGGACTTTAAATCAATGGCCCAAGATCAGATGCTTGCTGGGGAGATGAATGGTTCTACAAGATCTGAAAGGGCTGATGAAAACGAAGTCTCTAGTGAATACTTTTCAGCCGCTGAAACTCACCAGAGTATACTGGTATCATTTTCAAGCCATTGTGTGCTGAAAGGAATTGTATGTGAACGCTCTCGGCTCCTGCGCATAAAGTTTTATGGTTGTTTTGATAAGCCTCTAGGGAGATATCTGCGTGATGACCTGTTTGCCAAG ACATGTTGCTGTCGATCATGTAAAGAGCCAGTTGAGGCCCATGTCCTATGTTTCACTCATCCGCAGGGAAATCTTACAATCAATGTTAGATGCCTTCCGGATATAATACTGCCTGGGGAACGGGATGGCAAGATCTGGATGTGGCACCGATGCCTAAGGTGTGCCCATGTGGATGGAGTTCCACCAGCTACTCGTAGAGTGGTTATGTCAGATGCTGCCTGGGGTCTTTCTTTTGGAAAGTTCTTGGAACTTAGCTTTTCAAACCATGCAACTGCTAATCGTGTTGCACCCTGTGGTCATTCATTGCAAAGGGACTGTCTCCGTTACTATGG GTTTGGGAGCATGGTTGCATTTTTCCGGTATTCCCCTATCGATATTCTTTCTGTTCATTTGCCACCGCCAGTGCTTGAATTCAATGGCCATGTTCAACATGAGTGGACAAGAAAAGAGGCTGCAGAG CTTGTCCATAAAATGGAGACCTTGTATGCCGAGATATCTGATGTACTTGAAAGCTTGGAAGAAAAATGTAAGTCTTTTGGAAATGAATGTTCAGACACGAATGACTTACAGGGCCACATGATGGAGCTGAAAGACTtgcttaaaaaggaaagaaatgatTACAAT GGTTTGCTTCAACCGGCTATTATGGAGACTTCACAGCCAGACTGGTTGGTTGGAGACATTCTGGAATTGAATCGCTTGAGACGCTCTCTTTTAGTTGCTTCACATGTATGGGATCAGCGGCTTTGTTCATTGGACTCTCTCCTTAAAAAGAGTTCTATTTCAAAGGCTGCACAAGGGGATGCATCTTATGCCAAACTGAAAGAGCTGAAGAGTGAGTTATCACATAAGGATGGCATGCTTGGCACTGGGTATGAAGATTCTGACACTTCAAAATTACATGAGTCTCCTGGCAATAATTTGCAGTCAGAGCAGGAGCAACCTAATGTACCACCCTTTGAACCTTCTGTTGCTGTAGATTCGATGTTAACCACATGTCATCATCATGTCAGAGAGGAGGAAAAACGTTCAGATGGGGAAGTTAGTGTAAATAAGACACTAAGTGAAAGCTTATCCCCCAATGAGTCCACTCTATCTGAGAGAATAGATTTGGCTTGGACGGGTACTAATCAACCTGCAATGAAGGCTCAACTTCATTCATCACATGCAGATGAACTCCAAGCTGGATCTGTCAGGCAGATTAGTCAAAATGATAATCCTCCTTTTAGAAGGTTAATGTCACCAATGAGAGTTCATTCTTTTGATTCTGCATTACGAGTCCAAGAAAGAATCCGGAAGGGATTGACTCCCTCTTCCTTGCATTTGTCGACATTTAGATCTTTCCATGCCTCTGGAGATTACAGGAGTATGGTGAGAGATCCTGTTTCCAATGTAATGAGGACTTACTCCCAAATGCTGCCATGGGAGACACGGAAGTTAAACTTAACAGTCAGTTCCACACCAACATTTATCTCCTCCGCATCTCATATGGCTGAAGGTGCTCGGCTGCTGCTTACGCAAACTGGCCACAGCGATATAGTTATTGCCGTATATGAAAATGAACCCACTAGTATAATTTCGTATGCCCTTAGTTCCAAGGAGTATAATGAATGGGTTGCTGATCATTTGAATGAGCATGAGGGAAGCTGGAGTCCCCATGAGAGCAGTAAAGAAGATTCTGCAGTTTCCGCCTTTTCTGCCTGGCAGTCTTTCGGGTCTTTGGAGTTTGATTATATCCATTATGGTAGTTATGGATCTGAGGATGCTTCATCATCTATGGGTACGTTTTTTAAGGATCCCAAAAGACCTCCACATTTAACAATATCTTTTGAGGATGAGTTTTCAACTGCTGGAGGCAAAGTAAAGTTTTCAGTCACTTGTTATTTTGCCAAGCAATTTGACTCTCTAAGAAAAAATTGCTGCCCTAGTGAAGTGGATTTTGTGCGATCCTTGAGCCGCTGCCGGACATGGAGTGCACAAGGGGGGAAAAGCAATGTATATTTTGCCAAGTCATTGGATGAAAGATTCATTATAAAACAGGTTACAAAAACTGAGTTGGATTCCTTTGTGGATTTTGCACctcaatattttaaatatttgacaGAATCTCTTATCTCGAGAAGCCCAACTTGCCTTGCAAAAATTCTTGGCATTTATcag GTCTCTGTAAAACATCTAAAAGGTGGTAAGGAAACAAAAATGGATTTGATGGTGATGGAGAACCTCTTTTTCAAGAGAAATATCTCAAGGGTTTATGATCTCAAGGGCTCTGCACGAGCTCGTTATAATTCAGATACAACAGGGACAAACAAAGTACTGCTAGATATGAATTTGTTGGACTTACGTACAAAACCTATATTTCTTGGAAGCAAGGCAAAGAGAAGCCTAGAAAGAGCTGTCTGGAATGATACATCGTTTTTGGCg TCTGTGGGTGTTATGGACTATTCCCTGCTGGTTGGGGTGGACGACGAACGCAAAGAGCTGGTTTTAGGGATCATTGATTTCATGAGACAGTATACCTGGGACAAACATTTGGAGACGTGGGTGAAGGCATTTGGAATACTTGGTGGTCCAAAAAATGCTTCCCCCACCATTATTTCTCCCATACAATACAAGAAAAGATTCCGAAAGGCAATGACTACCTATTTTCGCACTGTACCTAATCAATGGTCTTCATGA
- the LOC142606614 gene encoding uncharacterized protein At1g66480: MGNSLGAKKRAKVMKINGETLKLKTPVQAGVVVKDYPGHVLLESEAVKHFGIRAKALEPHQELEPKRLYFLVELPNTPKEKVPRKVRSGINMSAKDRLESLMLSRRSVSDLTMMKPTSILPEECYSKEGSQHGGALRVKMRLPRAEVEKLMKESRDKAEAAEKIMDLCRANTGNNNGGHEIAHEGMALDQQVHWEGDHNHERVREGIKPREKLQKRVSFMPMTEAEIQIAVQAS, translated from the exons ATGGGGAATAGTTTGGGAGCTAAGAAGAGAGCAAAGGTGATGAAAATAAACGGTGAGACATTGAAGTTGAAGACACCAGTTCAAGCTGGGGTGGTAGTTAAGGACTACCCAGGTCATGTTTTGTTAGAATCCGAAGCTGTAAAGCATTTTGGCATCAGAGCAAAGGCTTTAGAGCCACACCAAGAGTTGGAGCCAAAGAGGCTCTATTTCCTAGTAGAGTTGCCAAATACTCCAAAAGAGAAAGTCCCTAGAAAGGTTCGGTCGGGCATAAACATGAGTGCCAAAGACAGACTTGAGAGCCTAATGCTGTCTAGGAGGTCAGTTTCTGACCTTACTATGATGAAACCAACAAGCATTTTGCCCGAGGAGTGTTACAGCAAAGAAGGGTCACAACATGGGGGTGCACTTCGTGTCAAAATGAGGCTTCCAAGGGCAGAAGTTGAGAAATTGATGAAAGAGAGCAGAGACAAGGCCGAGGCAGCTGAGAAGATTATGGATCTTTGCAGGGCTAACACTGGCAATAATAATGGTGGGCATGAAATTGCACATGAGGGCATGGCCTTGGACCAACAAGTGCATTGGGAGGGTGACCATAATCATGAAAGGGTTAGAGAAGGCATCAAGCCGCGTGAG aAATTGCAGAAGCGAGTGAGTTTCATGCCAATGACTGAAGCAGAGATTCAAATAGCTGTTCAAGCTTCTTAG